Part of the Antedon mediterranea chromosome 6, ecAntMedi1.1, whole genome shotgun sequence genome, AGAAACATACTTTTAGCATAACAATCTATTTATATATCAAAAAGGAACTGAGAAAACATTGTAAAAGAAATTGTTTTAGATATCAATTTaagttacatttatttttattttaatacatttggTATAAAAATACATAGTGTAATGACTACTAAAGTTAAAAGCTGTAAAAACTTGAATGCAATTTAATTCAATAGTAATAACTGCTAATAACTCATTTGCCTTAGTGGCCATGCTTTCATCTTGACAACCTAGATGGCGCTCTTTTGAACATGGGCAACCATGTGAGTATATAAAGCTTTGGATATTACAATTAGGAAGGTAGACTTGCCTCAAGTctgaatttttttaatttatttgattttatttcgatttttgtaGTATCCAAGCTCAagtatatgtatgaaacgccataatatctatctttttactaatattaagacaaaactccgtctggaacctgGACAATTaggaagtaaaataaaaatgttgtatagACCTACCACAGAAATGTTTGTTTTAGATTaccaattaatttaaaaactctATTTATACAACAGGCctatgtatgtaggcctacagtacagtatgtactgCAAAATGAAACACAAAACACAGAGTGTTTGATTTTTCGACaacaaaatcaaatatttggTTTATCCAATTTAAAGTAAATCATATATTATCTAACAATAGGTGTAAAATATACAAAGATAAGACTTTATAAAGCAAATAAATGAGTCtgataaatatattgtatatttgaagataagttaaattaatattttataataaataaacaaacaaataaataaacccTAAAGCATCATACCTTTAGGGTCAACAGCAATTCCATTAGGCCAAACCAAATCAGTCCCTACAATGACCAGACGATTTAAACCATCAAGATCAGATCGCTCTATCTTTGCATCACTACCCCAATCAGTCCAAAACAGAAGCCTAGTGTATAAGaatataaacaaacattaaaaatacatttgaaaccTTCATAATGACAGCACCAATATTTCTAAAGTAAAATATGGATTGTTTATTGTATGGGTAAAATCAGTTCTTAAGCATAGAAAAAAATTACCATTTAGAGAAGAACACGCCCCTTCTCTATAAGAATTTAaaaatgactttaaaaatatacattttaaaccaTAAATCAATCATAGAGCACTATATTTTATAAGAAAACGCCCCTTTGCCCCTGAATTTATCTCAGCATAGCCTGCGTTTCATTTATCTATTCACAAAGATAATTAGCTACAGATGTATGTTTACTTATCTAATGTTTGTACTTTGACTGCTAATAGTTAATACTAAAACAATTTTGGTCTTATTTTTCAGCCcaaataataatacttttaataattataatattgtttaataataaaccAAAATACATACTTATGGTACTTATGATAACAACATACTTTTGGACGTAGATCAATTTGGACAAATATTCTTCCTAAAAACAGGAAACATTTAACAGGTTCACATTTGAGGCCAGTCCAACGCAGGGGCGGATTCAAGGTGGTGGATTCAGGCCCCCACCCCCTAAAGTTTACAAAGTATGcataggacatcaaattaagctcAGCCCTTCATTTCACTATTTTTAGGACATGGGTCcaccctatttcaaaatcctggatctaataaaattattaatatcaatttaagatattttaaaaatcataccCATGAAAGCTGTCTACAACAATAGCACGAGGCTTACTTAAGCCATCGTTTACAATAGTGCTGCGATCGGTTCCATTTAAATAAGCCACCTCGATACGATCATTGCCAGAATCCGTCCAAAACAGTCTTTGCAAAGTTGAATGAACGGCCAGTCCATCAGgaactaaaaacaaaatgaatatattttatatttactagAAAAGaattcaaatataaattatccataaaataagatatattgtattgtgttatatttatttatttatgtatattttggtTCTTCTTTTTGCTCATCTAGTTAATAGTACCAGTAAAAACTACCATAgtatcttttaaaaatgttagaATACGATGcttttttaattaatgaattaaaaaaaacaccaattcTACCCACAATTTAAAAGAACCACTCAAAAATCATTAAGTTTAGTCAGTAAAGGGGTTGAACCTGGGCATGAAATACCTGAGCCTCTTAAGTTACATAAGAATCctctaatatttaaaataaaaaacaaaaataaattacttttgcaATACTATGATAAAacaggtattttttaaaattacattttactcTCTGAGAAAACTATCTTAtttttgttaagataaaaaaaaagattgtttgcatttcttaaaagttacattttgtTTGCCTATGCCCTTGTGCTTTTTTCTCATATTtctaattatatatataataaacaaatcaggcaaagaacattaattctaaaccgcccggtgatatactgaaatttaattaattaatttgaaacgataaagatgaggaaatctgtgagaatcatgagaaaaagtcgccccaaccgagactcgaactcggaccgcctgcttgatatgcagatgtcctaatcattagaccactggggctttcatggtattgttcgaactcgattggaaaGCGACTCtataacattctcggcgtggtatgGCAGAaaagcactagtcctcagttgtttTGTAACAGGGTGTCTACTTACAAGCTCTGTGCTTCTGGATTCCCCCTTTCCattcttttgttttgtaatgattatttatgtatgtttatgtttatgtgaattgaaataaagaaacaattCAGTTCCTAAAGATGTCTAAAGTatcttatttttttcttcttacCTGTTTGTATTCATATCATGTTTAACTGCACTGTGTTCAGAAAGCAAACATTTATTGAACCTCCCAGAATTAATAAACTTagatgtttcatttatttaatgaaTACTTATTATAATTCTTCTAGACAAGGTCACTGCAAATTAATTCTCAATATCggtaataatacaataatataattaaaggtGTCTCTAGCATTTAGCAAGTAGATTTATAAAAAGTCAAAAGACAAATCTGTCATGCCTGAGGCCAGAAGATATTATGTTGATAATTCCCTGCCAGAAAATGGTAATGTCATTGCAACTATTAGTCTGTTTAGTgttttacagtatatcaaaatgttttttattttattgaaacaaTATGGAATaactaaaatgtatttattatgcGATACTGATACCATTGatactgaaaataaattaattttataaataataaagaaatgtGTGAGAATGAGAACAAGGCTGCTGCCTCGAAGAAAATTCAAACTCAGAATCTATCTGGTGCTTGAATGCACCCATTCTACCATTAAACCACTATGATTTTCATGGTAATGTTCAAATTTAATTGGATACAGCTCTTTTACATCATCAATTGTATGCCAACGCAACAAACAGTGGTGGATCcaagattttgaaatagggggagggggggggggggaattgAGAGGGGGGCCAGCTTTGACTCCTCCCCTTTATACAGAGACCACATTGATAAGTCCTGATCTTTAATATTGATTCACAAAGCAGGAACtccaaacaaaattaatttatcagTTGAATATTAAAGAGTATTGTTGGTAAATTTGATCTTACCTTGGGCATCTGTAATTAAAGTCTCATAATTAGAACCATCATATCTAACTCTATGAATGCTGTTTAAACTAACATCAGTCCAGAATATAAAGCCTTGGTTCGGTTCGAAGTCTACCGCAACTGGTTTCAACATTGTCATATTAACATCCAATTCTGACCATAAAATTGGTCCACTTTCAGAAAGTTGAGAGGTGCACACATTGCCTTTGTTCAAATCAGCAACAAAAATAATATCTTtgacaaacaaaaatgaaatctTATGATTCTCAACCATTGTGAATATAAGTTTTAATATGGTATAACTAAGCAATTTACTTGAATATATTGTATGATAGAAAGTAAAAAGATTTTAATTCATCACTTTAGATAAGAGATAATCGGTACACAAAAATCGTAGGTTATCTGCGCAACATGCATGTACATTAAAATACGAGTACAGAAAGTTGATGTActcatataataataaaataacataagaTTTCATACAGATTTTCTTtcattcatacacatttattcagttatttgaCAATAACCGGGGCCCGCACTAGAAGCAATAGCTTGTCTCATGAGGGCCCTTACAATAGagttgtttaaaattaatttgaaaacaaaattatgaattataataattatacagtatactatatTAAGTTTACAGATGAAAGCCCAGCATTAAAgattaaaaaagaattttgtatagtatagtataccTGTAAGAGcagtttttaattgaaaaagaaTTAACATCCAAACGAATATTAAACAGTGCAACATCTTTTTTAATTCATCCACACTAAATATTATGCCAAATGTTATATTGCTCTTCAACTAATCTACTGTACTGTGTCGCATCTACTTCCAAATTGACAAGACATTAAGTTTTGTTGTgatcattttataggttataatTCAATTTGGTCTGTTCAATAATGGAACAATGACACAGGATTTACAGCTTAATATAGTTGAAACCTCTATAATTAATCACATATTACTATTAGCAGGATACAATAGTAACATTACATAACTTAAACAATTGTATGCTGAAGTACAAGATTTCTATTTAATAAGCTAgacacaaaaaaaagatgtttttaattaaatacacaGAAATCTTAAACCATTATTATCTACAAATTGTTACAGTTTTCTATATAGTGAAGTTGTGCTAATATTTTTTTGGATTTTTTGGATTCAGTACAATTAAAGTTAGGTGCAATTTTTTTACCCGGGCCTCATTCTGCCACTATTTTGAATTTCATACTAAAGCACTAAGCATAGTTACCTATGTTTTGTTTGCCGCacaaattgagttgaaaatggACCAAAccatacaaatattttaatacttaATCAATTCTAAATTATATGCACCTGAAAAAAGAagttatgtatttatattagtttattaaaatacattaggactatgtattattatttttcctaaTGCTTGAAGTgcaattataattattgattgCAAGGTCCcaattgaaatactgtacatttcttGAAACTTTTTGGGGTTAATCCTGCTATCAGAATTTCTAATTGTGCTacattaaaatagttttttttcttatataatatatttcattgtaTTTTATGTTTGTAAACTCTGGGTAAATAACGCTAAATAAactgaaattaaatgaaaatctaacctaaaaaataacaatatttatagaTTATAAAGTAGTAAAAAGTCTATGGACACCAACAAAGCATTTGTTATGCTACCACCATTTTGTGACCAGCAGACAGAAAATTTGTGTTGTACAGCATTGATTATAGATCTCAAATTACTTCTAGATTGAATTGTGGTAAAACATTTGAATCTACAATAAGTTTGAGTACTTCATTTTTGGGAAGGAAGTATATGGAAATAATTCTGGAGAAAACACTCACACTCATTTTGAGAAcatatccattaaaaaaaagatggaATACACCATACTACAGTATTGAATTATTACGCTGTATGATGTCTTTGAAAAGAAATTCACCACCCACCACCATAATATTGTTGttgctttttgtttttatgtgttatCATTAGGGATTGAATAGTTCCAATTGAACTGGCATTTGCAGTTAATGAATTATTTTCttggaaattaaataatattgatgaTTGGCTTCGTTGTTGATCTTGGTAATGATATCCAGGATATGACCTACGTTGGTCGTATTGGCAATTACCAATCATTTTGCTAGCTTCGTTCATAATTTTACTGCCATCAAATAATGCTGCACTAGGTTGAGGTGCTTTGACTAATGTGTCAACGAACAATGATGTATTCTGCAGTTGCTTTATTTTGTCTTCTTTAGCTTTTTTTTCCTTCTGACGACATTCTGAAGTTTgttgatattgtttatttagGTCATCCAACAAGAGTTGTGTGGCCTGAATAATTTTCTTATGAAGGATTTCAGCATGTTGTTTTAATAGAGCTTGGCATTGCTTTACCGACTGATTCTGTTTCTCTGTATCGAGGTTGTGTTGTTCCAATTCTGCCTTTAGTTCCTTCTCTTTAGTGGAACAACTAGACAAGATGTTATTTGCTTTATCTTTAAATTCTTCAAATGCTGCATCAAgctcttgtaaaacatgccctTTGTGAGTAACAACAGTGCATTTCATACAAACTGGTTGGTCGCAAGTGGCACAGTAAAACTCAACAGCAACACTTGTGTGTTTTGGACACAAAACTGGCTTTGCTGCAGTGCGTTCTTTTGCATCCATGGACATATACTGGTTCAATGACATCACGGTATGATCTCGAAGAGACGGAATTTTGCAGTGATTTTCACCACACTGGCTGCAAAGATATGAAGAACACTCCATACAGTGTGCAGCAGCTACTTTATTACACATAACACAACGTTTCTCACTTGctacattttctttcttttctttagtGTACTCCAGTAGTTGGTTGATGAAATAACTTGATGGTAGGCCAACCACACCGTTACTTGGTACTTTGAACTTTTGACGGCACATTGGGCATGTTAACTTACCACCACTTTTCTCTACCCAATTTTGAATACACTTCAAGCAAAATGAGTGGTGACAGCCTAGTGTTTTAGGGGTTTGAAATACCTCATGGCATATGGAACACAAAAGAACTTTTTCATTGATATCGTTGATTACTTTAGCGGCAGCCATTGTTGTTTTTTCTCATGTGTCTTCGTCATTAAACAGGAACCActaaaaagtaattaaatataagttagggtgtgtcgaaagcgaagacctcgaaagcgaagatcgaagaccgaagacctcgaaagcgaagaccctacgaaatggtagtgtgcacaaaatccgaccaaaatcatacaaaatcgtgataacaccttgaatttacagatcctgaaaaaatatttcaattttaatcgttatattataaaaaatcatgactttatctatgaacaAGCTCACGTGTTTTCGCCAATGGAGTTAATGTGATATAGTTTTACGAAAtacgaacaaacacatcgcgctatttgcaaggcgacggacGCACAAGAAGGACCTCGCACATGAAATGTCACTTGTTccgataacaatttaaaatcatagccaattgtttataagtatagaaataaactacagtaagtAAATTGTAAGAAGTAAAGGATGGCGGTAGGCCCGGTATTTAGGTTTATTTTagagcctataggcctataaaaagtgTCCGTATCATAGATTTTACACTTGCTTTTAAATGTTAGGTACAGAGAtcttttttgcatttaaatatgttgctatgtgttttttatctataatatttgcctattgtttattaatatctaaatgtatgaataaatacaataagatattcattttcctgtattgtatttaaacttttacattttcccaTTGTAACTATTGCTATTTTACTTAATCGccagtttcaaaatgttttctaatgtattcataatagacaaataatagGGCCTATATCAGTATCAGAATATTTAGTGTGGTTGGAGAAGCGACAGATGatgtaaagaaaaatgtaaattttttttggttaatgaaatattcaatttccttttttggaaaataaatatttcattaaccaacgtatgaaccactaaacaaaaaaaattctgCCGCAACGTATCGTTGGCGCGCGCAACAGAAAATCTATCTGTCTATCTTCTATCTATTTTGCATCCCTTCTTACGATCGAGAATCATGATGAACGTAATAAAGCAGAAATGGTGTTGAACacatcggttcccacttgtgatgacACGCAACGTTATTTTCTTACggcgcactttgcgtcgatctgAAAACCAATTTCAGCTCTTAATATATTTCCCGGGCCAATGACAGTTCGTCCCAATAGCTTACCGTGAACTAAcggaactttattttatatctttgtattgtcaaagtaaaaaataatactgtattcaaattatgatttgacaaaagGCTAATACTGTAGAACGAACGATAGACATCACACTCTGAAAATTTGTCTTGATCGTTAACCCGTTATAATAGTATAATTCTGTTAGATTTGTTTGTATTAGTgtcaattctatatttaaatggtCAACAACCG contains:
- the LOC140052092 gene encoding E3 ubiquitin-protein ligase TRIM56-like, with the translated sequence MAAAKVINDINEKVLLCSICHEVFQTPKTLGCHHSFCLKCIQNWVEKSGGKLTCPMCRQKFKVPSNGVVGLPSSYFINQLLEYTKEKKENVASEKRCVMCNKVAAAHCMECSSYLCSQCGENHCKIPSLRDHTVMSLNQYMSMDAKERTAAKPVLCPKHTSVAVEFYCATCDQPVCMKCTVVTHKGHVLQELDAAFEEFKDKANNILSSCSTKEKELKAELEQHNLDTEKQNQSVKQCQALLKQHAEILHKKIIQATQLLLDDLNKQYQQTSECRQKEKKAKEDKIKQLQNTSLFVDTLVKAPQPSAALFDGSKIMNEASKMIGNCQYDQRRSYPGYHYQDQQRSQSSILFNFQENNSLTANASSIGTIQSLMITHKNKKQQQYYGGGW